The following are encoded together in the Scytonema millei VB511283 genome:
- a CDS encoding heavy metal translocating P-type ATPase, giving the protein MTYFAITRLQTLSKTLFRVFSREHLDAIAAFVCAVLVLLGWIALQIGWLGLGLLLLPAAYVIGGYESAKEGLTTLWQEKELDVDLLMIVAALGAAGLGVWRREYYLIVDGAVLILIFAISGALEGYAMQRTERDIRSLMSLSSDTARVLDRGQEKLVDVDRLQVGDRILVKPGELIPTDGIIQEGYSTLNEAAITGESLPVEKTVGHEVFAGTLNGNGALILQVHQPPESSLIQRIIQLVKQAQTEAPPSQMFIERFERGYAKVIVLAGILLAILPPFIWGWNWETTIYRALIFLVVASPCALMAAIMPTLLSGIANGARQGILFKSGAQLEMMGKVRAIGFDKTGTLTTGKLAVTEVIPTTGHSVDEVLQIAAALEAYSEHPIGQAIVTAAQQKQIEIVPAVGVYSHPGQGIIGEVYQQQVLVGKFDFLIQNSKFKIQNLELTNNSPVRASLANSLTIQAYDFWSKPAPTTPDSRLPTPNSLVRAHSSAPLPTPELSQHLETEGKTVIWVARESEIIGIVAVADTLRPKAAEVIKHLKQLGIEETIVLTGDNQRTADRIARAVGIDRVYAELLPEDKVKVIRQLQGQYQTVAMVGDGINDAPALAQASVGIAMGVTGSDVALETADLVLMADRLEKLVVAIHLGRRSQRIIKQNITFALSFIVLLLIANFTGNMNMPIGVIGHEGSTVIVTLSGLRLLRNWWFVMSNW; this is encoded by the coding sequence ATGACTTACTTCGCGATTACCCGTCTCCAAACCTTATCGAAAACTTTATTTCGAGTTTTCAGTCGAGAACATCTAGATGCGATCGCCGCTTTTGTTTGTGCTGTATTGGTACTTTTGGGGTGGATAGCGCTCCAAATAGGTTGGCTTGGGCTGGGATTATTGTTACTACCAGCAGCATACGTTATCGGCGGGTATGAGAGCGCGAAGGAAGGGCTGACAACTCTGTGGCAAGAAAAAGAGTTGGATGTGGACTTGTTGATGATTGTCGCTGCTTTGGGGGCGGCGGGATTAGGTGTGTGGCGGCGGGAATATTACTTAATTGTCGATGGGGCAGTTCTAATTTTAATTTTTGCTATCAGTGGGGCGCTGGAAGGCTATGCAATGCAGCGCACGGAACGAGATATTCGCAGTTTGATGAGTCTAAGTAGCGATACAGCTAGGGTACTCGATCGCGGACAGGAAAAGTTGGTTGATGTCGATCGGTTACAAGTTGGCGATCGCATTTTAGTTAAACCTGGAGAACTCATTCCCACCGATGGCATCATTCAAGAAGGTTACAGCACCCTCAACGAAGCAGCAATTACGGGGGAGTCTTTACCAGTAGAAAAGACTGTAGGGCATGAAGTTTTTGCGGGGACTTTAAATGGTAACGGCGCTTTAATTCTGCAAGTGCATCAGCCGCCGGAAAGCAGCCTAATTCAGCGCATCATTCAATTAGTCAAGCAAGCCCAAACAGAAGCACCTCCTTCACAAATGTTTATCGAACGCTTTGAGCGCGGCTATGCCAAAGTTATCGTTCTTGCTGGGATTTTATTGGCAATTTTACCCCCCTTTATTTGGGGTTGGAATTGGGAAACAACAATTTATCGCGCCTTAATTTTTCTCGTTGTTGCCTCTCCTTGCGCTTTAATGGCAGCAATTATGCCGACATTGCTATCGGGAATTGCCAACGGTGCCAGACAGGGAATTTTATTTAAAAGTGGGGCGCAGTTAGAAATGATGGGAAAAGTGCGGGCGATCGGATTTGATAAAACTGGAACTCTCACCACAGGTAAATTAGCAGTTACGGAAGTTATCCCTACCACCGGGCATTCAGTGGATGAAGTTTTACAAATTGCTGCTGCTCTAGAAGCCTATTCCGAACATCCTATCGGACAAGCGATCGTCACCGCTGCCCAACAAAAACAAATCGAGATCGTCCCTGCTGTTGGCGTATATTCTCACCCAGGACAAGGAATTATTGGAGAAGTTTATCAACAGCAAGTCCTAGTAGGGAAATTTGATTTTTTAATTCAAAATTCAAAATTCAAAATTCAAAATTTGGAGTTAACGAATAACTCCCCTGTACGGGCGAGTTTAGCAAATAGCTTGACAATTCAAGCCTACGATTTTTGGTCAAAACCCGCCCCTACAACTCCCGACTCCCGACTCCCGACTCCCAACTCCTTAGTACGGGCGCACAGCAGTGCGCCCCTACCGACTCCCGAACTATCCCAACACCTCGAAACCGAAGGTAAAACCGTCATCTGGGTAGCACGAGAAAGTGAAATCATCGGAATTGTGGCTGTAGCCGACACCCTACGTCCCAAAGCTGCTGAAGTCATCAAGCACCTGAAGCAATTAGGAATTGAAGAAACAATCGTCCTCACGGGAGATAATCAGCGTACAGCCGATCGCATTGCTCGAGCTGTTGGGATCGATCGCGTTTATGCTGAATTATTACCCGAAGATAAAGTTAAAGTCATTCGTCAGCTTCAGGGTCAATATCAAACTGTAGCTATGGTAGGAGATGGCATCAACGACGCACCAGCCTTAGCTCAAGCATCGGTAGGTATTGCTATGGGTGTGACTGGTAGCGATGTTGCTTTAGAAACCGCCGATCTCGTTTTGATGGCAGATCGTTTAGAAAAATTAGTAGTAGCAATTCATTTAGGTCGTCGATCGCAAAGAATCATCAAACAAAATATTACCTTTGCTCTCAGCTTTATCGTGTTACTACTCATTGCTAATTTTACTGGCAACATGAATATGCCAATTGGCGTAATTGGTCATGAAGGATCGACTGTCATTGTGACTTTGAGTGGTTTAAGATTGTTAAGAAATTGGTGGTTTGTAATGAGTAATTGGTAG
- a CDS encoding DevA family ABC transporter ATP-binding protein, whose amino-acid sequence MNNYQLPTTNYQLPVISIQNLNHYFGQGELKKQVLFNINLEIVSGEIIIMTGPSGSGKTTLLSLMGGLRSAQEGSLKILGQEIRGANKQLLTRLRCQIGYIFQAHNLMSFLTAKQNVRMSLELHDRYLAEDLNAKATAMLESVGLGHRVDYYPENLSGGQKQRVAIARALVSHPKIVLADEPTAALDKKSGRDVVEIMQRLAKEQGCTILLVTHDNRILDIADRIVYMEDGCLANNPNSAVLGE is encoded by the coding sequence ATGAACAACTACCAACTACCAACTACCAACTACCAACTACCAGTCATCTCCATCCAAAATCTCAACCACTACTTCGGACAAGGCGAACTAAAAAAACAAGTTTTATTTAATATCAACTTAGAAATTGTGTCTGGGGAAATTATTATTATGACTGGACCTTCTGGCTCTGGTAAGACAACTTTATTAAGCCTGATGGGAGGGTTGCGATCGGCTCAAGAAGGTAGTTTAAAAATCCTCGGACAGGAAATTCGCGGGGCAAACAAACAACTATTAACTCGGTTACGCTGCCAAATTGGATATATCTTTCAAGCACACAATCTGATGTCATTTCTGACTGCAAAACAAAACGTAAGAATGTCTTTAGAATTACACGATCGCTATCTTGCTGAAGATTTAAACGCTAAAGCCACAGCCATGCTAGAAAGCGTTGGCTTGGGACATCGAGTCGATTATTATCCAGAAAACCTCTCAGGAGGGCAAAAACAACGAGTGGCGATCGCCCGTGCGTTAGTGAGTCATCCTAAAATTGTCCTAGCAGACGAACCGACAGCCGCACTTGACAAGAAATCTGGACGCGACGTGGTAGAGATTATGCAGCGTTTGGCAAAGGAACAGGGTTGTACCATCCTGCTTGTCACCCACGATAACCGCATTCTCGATATCGCCGATCGCATTGTTTACATGGAAGATGGTTGTTTAGCCAATAATCCGAATTCAGCTGTCTTGGGTGAGTAG
- a CDS encoding four helix bundle protein, translated as MARPEFESLDVYKLAERLANQVWQIVKQWDSFTKDTMGKQIVRAADSICVNIAEGRGRHNFKDNQRFIKIARGSLYEPISWLRLAYTRKLITYC; from the coding sequence ATGGCTAGACCGGAGTTTGAAAGTTTGGATGTGTATAAGTTAGCGGAGCGATTAGCAAATCAAGTTTGGCAGATTGTTAAGCAATGGGATAGTTTTACTAAAGACACAATGGGAAAACAGATTGTTCGAGCCGCAGATAGTATCTGTGTCAACATTGCAGAGGGACGCGGTCGCCATAACTTCAAAGACAATCAGCGATTCATAAAAATAGCCAGAGGATCTTTATATGAACCTATTAGTTGGTTGCGCTTAGCTTATACTCGAAAACTAATTACTTACTGCTGA
- the devC gene encoding ABC transporter permease DevC, with protein sequence MYAINYPLPITIMKWLKKIPLAWHQLMKEKTRLLVAIAGIGFADMLIFIQLGFNDSLYDSATQTQSLLQADLVMINRQFESLSTLQSFSRERLYQTLAYNGVSSVSSIYIGRGEWKNPATRIDRTILIWGIEPNAPSFAVPEIQQNAKRLQLLNTALFDRASRPEYGAIAETVEKQGSVEVQLNRQNIRTIGLFRIGASFAADGNAIVSDSTFLKLLPERKSNQIEIGLIQLKPGTNSESVKAQLTANLPNDVRVMTPKEFAEVEKYYWESQGAIGFIFGLGVVVGIIVGIVIVYQILYTDVANHLPEYATLKAMGYSDRYLLGVLIQESLILAILGYIPGFLISLGLYQIAAAAILMPIGMKVERAIFVLAITFIMCSLSGAIAMQKLRSADPADVF encoded by the coding sequence CATCAATTAATGAAAGAAAAGACGCGGTTGCTAGTGGCGATCGCGGGAATTGGTTTTGCTGATATGCTGATTTTTATCCAACTGGGATTCAATGACTCTCTTTACGACAGTGCAACACAGACACAAAGTTTGCTACAAGCAGATTTAGTAATGATTAATCGGCAATTTGAATCGCTGTCTACGCTACAAAGCTTTTCAAGAGAAAGATTATATCAAACATTAGCATACAATGGCGTGTCTTCTGTTAGTTCGATTTATATTGGCAGAGGTGAATGGAAAAATCCTGCAACGCGAATTGACAGAACAATTTTAATTTGGGGAATCGAGCCAAATGCACCTAGCTTTGCCGTACCAGAAATTCAACAAAATGCAAAACGATTACAACTTTTAAATACTGCTTTATTCGATCGCGCTTCTCGTCCCGAATATGGTGCGATCGCAGAGACAGTAGAAAAGCAAGGTAGTGTAGAAGTCCAGTTAAATCGACAAAATATTCGCACGATTGGCTTATTTAGAATTGGTGCATCTTTTGCGGCTGATGGTAATGCGATCGTTAGTGATTCAACTTTTCTCAAACTACTACCCGAACGCAAATCCAATCAAATTGAAATTGGATTAATTCAACTCAAGCCAGGGACAAATTCAGAAAGCGTCAAAGCACAATTAACAGCAAATCTACCGAATGATGTTAGAGTCATGACACCAAAAGAGTTTGCTGAAGTAGAAAAATATTACTGGGAAAGCCAGGGTGCAATTGGATTTATTTTTGGGCTTGGTGTGGTTGTAGGAATTATTGTAGGCATTGTCATTGTGTACCAAATTCTTTACACCGATGTTGCCAATCACTTACCCGAATACGCCACGCTTAAGGCAATGGGATATAGCGATCGCTATTTATTAGGCGTTTTGATTCAGGAATCACTGATATTAGCAATTTTGGGATATATTCCAGGCTTTCTAATTTCTTTAGGACTATATCAAATTGCAGCAGCAGCTATTTTAATGCCAATTGGAATGAAAGTGGAACGAGCAATCTTTGTGTTAGCAATTACGTTTATTATGTGTAGTTTATCTGGAGCGATCGCAATGCAAAAATTACGTTCTGCCGATCCTGCTGATGTGTTTTAA